One segment of Phaeacidiphilus oryzae TH49 DNA contains the following:
- a CDS encoding acyl-CoA dehydrogenase family protein: MTPDFAERDPALRPMLDRVLSAEDRERIEPVLADAGAVAAGELDALAAVADANPPVLRPYSPSGERIDEVDFHPAYRRMCELAFERFGLAAMSHRSGVHGWPTRAPHVAKYAISYLFVQAEFGLACPVSMTDSAARVLRLFDPERYAAEIDALSATDLDRLATGAMFMTERQGGTDIAQTATEATDRGDHWTLRGQKWFASNVTADVVLTLARVPGQGEGTRGLGMFLVPRLRPDGTRNSVRIDRLKEKLGARSMASGEVTLEDAYALPVGRLDRGFLQMAEMLNVSRLSNAMRSSALMRRAVRESVDHTRERAVFGKPLFDQPLMRATLLPMLLTAEASLALVLESAAQLDAADAGEESARELVRILTPMAKHLVCKEARAVTGESMEIRGGNGYIEDWVDPRLLRDAHLGSIWEGSSNVIALDVLRCMRRSGNHRLLADAYRARLKALGAAAAELAAPVAALDRYWAELLAAGDALLAAPEEEQQYAIGEYTDDLARAVMATVLLEQAEFESGDGAKADRGHRGLMVANAWLSLALGARPSALRPALARLPELADGGAVPLAEAQAALVVDSRV; encoded by the coding sequence ATGACTCCTGACTTCGCCGAACGCGACCCCGCGCTGCGGCCCATGCTGGACCGGGTGCTCTCCGCCGAGGACCGCGAGCGGATCGAGCCGGTGCTCGCGGACGCCGGCGCGGTGGCCGCCGGAGAGCTGGACGCGCTGGCCGCGGTGGCCGACGCCAACCCGCCCGTGCTCCGCCCGTACTCGCCCTCCGGCGAACGGATCGACGAGGTCGACTTCCACCCCGCCTACCGCCGGATGTGCGAACTCGCCTTCGAGCGCTTCGGCCTGGCCGCCATGTCGCACCGGAGCGGCGTCCACGGCTGGCCGACCAGGGCCCCGCACGTCGCCAAGTACGCGATCTCCTACCTCTTCGTGCAGGCCGAGTTCGGGCTCGCCTGCCCGGTCTCGATGACCGACTCGGCGGCCCGGGTGCTGCGGCTCTTCGACCCCGAGCGGTACGCCGCCGAGATCGACGCGCTCAGCGCCACCGATCTGGACCGGCTCGCCACCGGCGCGATGTTCATGACGGAGCGTCAGGGCGGCACCGACATCGCACAGACCGCCACCGAGGCCACCGACCGCGGCGACCACTGGACCCTGCGCGGGCAGAAGTGGTTCGCCTCCAACGTCACCGCGGACGTGGTGCTCACCCTGGCCAGGGTGCCCGGCCAGGGCGAGGGGACGCGCGGGCTGGGGATGTTCCTGGTCCCGCGGCTGCGCCCGGACGGCACCCGCAACTCCGTCCGGATCGACCGGCTGAAGGAGAAGCTCGGCGCCCGCTCGATGGCCAGCGGCGAGGTCACCCTGGAGGACGCGTACGCGCTGCCGGTCGGCCGGCTCGACCGCGGCTTCCTGCAGATGGCCGAGATGCTCAACGTCTCGCGGCTGTCCAACGCGATGCGCTCCTCGGCGCTGATGCGGCGGGCCGTGCGCGAGTCGGTGGACCACACCCGCGAGCGGGCGGTCTTCGGCAAGCCGCTCTTCGACCAGCCGCTGATGCGCGCGACCCTGCTGCCGATGCTCCTCACCGCGGAGGCCTCGCTGGCCCTGGTGCTGGAGTCGGCGGCCCAGCTGGACGCGGCGGACGCGGGCGAGGAGTCCGCCCGCGAACTGGTCCGGATCCTCACCCCGATGGCCAAGCACCTGGTCTGCAAGGAGGCCAGGGCGGTCACCGGCGAGTCGATGGAGATCCGCGGCGGCAACGGCTACATCGAGGACTGGGTCGACCCCCGGCTGCTGCGCGACGCCCATCTGGGCTCGATCTGGGAGGGCTCCTCCAACGTCATCGCACTGGACGTGCTGCGCTGCATGCGCCGCTCCGGCAACCACCGGCTGCTGGCGGACGCCTACCGGGCCCGGCTCAAGGCCCTCGGCGCCGCGGCCGCCGAACTGGCCGCCCCGGTGGCCGCGTTGGATCGGTACTGGGCCGAACTCCTGGCGGCCGGCGACGCGTTGCTGGCCGCCCCGGAGGAGGAGCAGCAGTACGCGATCGGCGAGTACACCGACGACCTCGCGCGGGCGGTGATGGCCACGGTGCTGCTGGAGCAGGCGGAGTTCGAGAGCGGGGACGGCGCGAAGGCCGACCGCGGCCACCGCGGGCTGATGGTGGCCAACGCCTGGCTCTCGCTGGCCCTCGGCGCCCGCCCCTCCGCGCTGCGCCCGGCCCTCGCCCGGCTGCCCGAGCTGGCCGACGGCGGTGCGGTCCCGCTCGCCGAGGCGCAGGCCGCGCTGGTGGTGGACTCCCGTGTCTGA
- a CDS encoding LysR substrate-binding domain-containing protein — protein sequence MELRHLTAFVAVAEELHFGRAAARLHMAQPPLSQQIRLLERDLGASLFERSTRSVRLTAAGEALLAPARRVLAEASAAQRAVRAASAGEVGRVSIGFAGASSYAVLPRLTRAVTSELPGIEFVLRGQTFAGEAEARIADGSLDLGFVALPVAPGLSTRVVRAERLVAALPDTHPLAERAEIGVAELAGERFVSFPPQRGSAVRDASVQMFLNAGIRPTVIQEAPDAYNLLTLVGAGVGIAIVVDSARTIRMEQVAYRALRGDVPVLPIALAWRSDNSSAALRAVLRVAEKALPTPADYE from the coding sequence GTGGAACTCCGTCATCTCACCGCCTTCGTCGCCGTCGCCGAAGAGCTCCACTTCGGGCGGGCCGCGGCCCGGCTGCACATGGCCCAGCCGCCGCTCAGCCAGCAGATCCGGCTGCTGGAGCGGGATCTCGGCGCCTCCCTCTTCGAGCGCAGCACCCGCTCGGTGCGGCTGACCGCGGCCGGCGAGGCGCTGCTCGCCCCAGCCCGCCGGGTGCTCGCCGAGGCCTCCGCCGCCCAGCGCGCGGTACGGGCCGCGTCGGCGGGCGAGGTGGGACGGGTCAGCATCGGCTTCGCGGGGGCCAGCAGCTACGCCGTCCTCCCCCGGCTCACCAGGGCGGTCACCTCGGAGCTGCCCGGGATCGAGTTCGTGCTGCGCGGCCAGACCTTCGCCGGGGAGGCGGAGGCGCGGATCGCGGACGGCTCGCTGGACCTGGGCTTCGTCGCGCTGCCGGTGGCGCCCGGGCTCTCCACCCGGGTGGTGCGGGCCGAGCGTCTTGTGGCGGCGCTGCCGGACACCCATCCGCTGGCCGAGCGGGCGGAGATCGGGGTGGCCGAGCTGGCCGGCGAGCGCTTCGTCTCCTTTCCGCCGCAGCGCGGCTCGGCGGTGCGGGACGCCAGCGTGCAGATGTTCCTCAACGCGGGCATCCGCCCCACCGTGATCCAGGAGGCGCCGGACGCGTACAACCTGCTGACCCTGGTCGGCGCCGGGGTCGGCATCGCGATCGTGGTCGACTCGGCCCGGACGATCCGGATGGAGCAGGTCGCCTACCGCGCGCTGCGCGGGGACGTGCCGGTCCTGCCGATCGCCCTGGCCTGGCGCTCGGACAACTCCTCGGCCGCGCTGCGGGCGGTGCTCCGGGTCGCCGAGAAGGCGCTGCCCACCCCGGCCGACTACGAGTAG
- a CDS encoding alcohol dehydrogenase catalytic domain-containing protein, whose amino-acid sequence MRAVVFEEYGEPAGLREVPDPEPAPHGVVVRVEATGLCRSDWHGWLGHDPDVRLPHVPGHELAGVVAAVGARVTRWRVGDRVTVPFVCACGSCAACAAGEQQVCERQTQPGFTQWGSFTEYVALDHADVNLVAVPEELSFGTAASLGCRFATAYRAVTAQGRAAAGEWVAVFGCGGVGLSAVMIAAAAGARVVAVDVSPQALELARELGAAEWVRAEAAETAGTARTAEAVREVTGGGAHLSLDALGSPATCAASVRSLRRRGRHVQVGLLPEDAVVPMSRVIAFELELLGSHGMAAHAYPPLLELVRAGVVRPDRLVTSTIPLAGAPAALAAMSGARGAGVTVIEPQR is encoded by the coding sequence ATGCGGGCAGTGGTGTTCGAGGAGTACGGGGAGCCCGCCGGGCTGCGCGAGGTGCCGGATCCCGAGCCGGCGCCGCACGGCGTGGTGGTGCGGGTCGAGGCGACCGGACTGTGCCGCAGCGACTGGCACGGCTGGCTGGGGCACGACCCGGACGTCCGGCTCCCGCATGTGCCGGGGCACGAACTCGCCGGTGTCGTCGCGGCGGTGGGCGCGCGGGTGACCCGCTGGCGGGTCGGCGACCGGGTCACCGTGCCGTTCGTCTGCGCCTGCGGGAGCTGCGCGGCGTGCGCGGCCGGGGAGCAGCAGGTCTGCGAGCGGCAGACGCAGCCCGGCTTCACCCAGTGGGGATCCTTCACCGAGTACGTGGCCCTGGACCACGCCGACGTCAATCTGGTCGCCGTGCCGGAGGAGCTCTCGTTCGGCACGGCGGCCTCGCTCGGCTGCCGGTTCGCGACGGCGTACCGGGCGGTCACCGCGCAGGGGCGGGCGGCGGCCGGCGAGTGGGTGGCGGTGTTCGGGTGCGGGGGCGTGGGCCTCTCCGCGGTGATGATCGCCGCGGCGGCGGGGGCGCGTGTCGTCGCGGTCGACGTCTCGCCGCAGGCGCTGGAGCTGGCACGGGAGTTGGGCGCGGCGGAGTGGGTCCGGGCGGAGGCCGCCGAGACGGCCGGGACGGCCCGGACGGCCGAGGCGGTACGGGAGGTCACCGGTGGCGGGGCGCATCTCTCCCTCGACGCCCTGGGCTCGCCGGCCACCTGCGCGGCCTCGGTTCGCTCGCTGCGCCGCCGAGGGCGCCACGTCCAGGTGGGGCTGCTGCCGGAGGACGCGGTCGTGCCGATGAGCCGGGTGATCGCGTTCGAACTCGAACTCCTCGGCAGCCACGGGATGGCCGCGCACGCCTACCCGCCGCTGCTGGAACTGGTCCGCGCCGGCGTGGTCCGCCCGGACCGCCTGGTCACCTCGACCATCCCGCTGGCGGGGGCGCCGGCGGCGCTGGCCGCGATGAGCGGCGCGCGGGGCGCGGGCGTCACCGTGATCGAACCCCAGCGCTAG
- a CDS encoding glycoside hydrolase family 76 protein produces the protein MHMRLRRLRRLLVPLVTAVLAVLGLGMSPAVASAETTTLSKPHPATSAADYAQAAATALQRFYDPSTGLWTGTGWWNGANDLTALLDLDRLSGSRAYTATAANTYAKQVNTGDGQFRNEYLDDTGWWGLAWIQAYDLTGDQRYLATARADADWMWSYWDGTCGGGIYWSTAKTYKNAIPNELFLKLAAQLHQRIPHDTTYLDRANQEWSWFAASGMINSGHLVNDGLDSSTCQNNGGQTWTYNQGVILGGLLELDRASGGTRPELLTEARQIATAATTSPLLTPGGVLTEPCEANGGDCGADGPSFKGIFVRNLGELNSALSDRPYSPFLARQEATLVADDRNAQDDYGVHWAGPFDKADPARQHSALDALTAAAWNA, from the coding sequence ATGCACATGCGACTCCGCAGACTGCGCAGACTGCTGGTCCCGCTCGTCACCGCCGTGCTCGCCGTGCTGGGGCTGGGGATGTCTCCCGCCGTCGCCAGCGCCGAGACGACAACGTTGTCCAAGCCCCACCCGGCCACCTCGGCCGCCGACTACGCGCAGGCCGCCGCCACCGCTCTGCAGCGCTTCTACGACCCGTCGACCGGTCTGTGGACCGGCACCGGCTGGTGGAACGGCGCCAACGACCTCACCGCACTGCTGGACCTCGACCGGCTGTCCGGCAGCCGCGCCTACACCGCCACCGCCGCGAACACCTACGCGAAGCAGGTGAACACCGGCGACGGGCAGTTCCGCAACGAGTACCTGGACGACACCGGCTGGTGGGGCCTCGCCTGGATCCAGGCCTACGACCTCACCGGTGACCAGCGTTACCTGGCCACCGCCCGCGCCGACGCCGACTGGATGTGGTCCTACTGGGACGGCACCTGCGGCGGCGGCATCTACTGGTCCACCGCCAAGACCTACAAGAACGCCATCCCCAACGAGCTCTTCCTCAAGCTGGCCGCACAGCTCCACCAGCGGATCCCGCACGACACCACCTACCTCGACAGGGCGAACCAGGAGTGGTCCTGGTTCGCCGCCAGCGGCATGATCAATTCCGGCCACCTGGTCAATGACGGCCTGGACTCCTCGACCTGCCAGAACAACGGCGGGCAGACCTGGACCTATAACCAGGGCGTGATCCTCGGCGGACTGCTCGAACTCGACCGCGCCTCCGGCGGCACCCGCCCCGAACTCCTCACCGAGGCACGGCAGATAGCGACCGCCGCCACCACCAGCCCGCTGCTCACCCCCGGCGGCGTCCTCACCGAGCCCTGCGAGGCGAACGGCGGCGACTGCGGTGCCGACGGCCCCTCCTTCAAGGGCATCTTCGTCCGCAACCTGGGCGAGCTGAACAGTGCCCTCTCCGACCGCCCGTACTCGCCCTTCCTGGCCCGCCAGGAGGCGACCCTGGTGGCCGACGACCGCAATGCCCAGGACGACTACGGAGTCCACTGGGCCGGCCCCTTCGACAAGGCCGACCCCGCACGCCAGCACAGTGCCCTGGACGCGCTGACCGCGGCGGCGTGGAACGCCTGA
- a CDS encoding GNAT family N-acetyltransferase translates to MTTKIPTVRTGGPADLPALLGLLDGAVEWLVARGITEQWGSERYSASPARVAHVEEYLRDHTARIAEDGLGRVIGVCVLADRPPSYVEPLAGPEIYLRLLVTDRARSGSGIGAALVADAREIARERGLDLLRVDCYAGAGGRLVDQYRRLGFRPTEAFSVQRPGRDPWPGQVLAVTP, encoded by the coding sequence ATGACGACGAAGATCCCCACAGTGCGAACCGGCGGCCCCGCGGACCTGCCGGCCCTCCTCGGCCTGCTGGACGGCGCGGTGGAGTGGCTGGTGGCGCGCGGCATCACCGAGCAGTGGGGCAGCGAGCGGTACTCGGCGAGCCCCGCCCGGGTCGCCCACGTCGAGGAGTACCTGCGCGACCACACCGCCCGGATCGCCGAGGACGGCCTCGGCCGGGTGATCGGGGTCTGCGTCCTCGCGGACCGGCCGCCGTCCTACGTCGAACCCCTCGCCGGGCCGGAGATCTACCTCCGCCTGCTGGTCACCGACCGCGCCCGGAGCGGGAGCGGGATCGGCGCCGCCCTGGTCGCCGACGCCCGCGAGATCGCCCGCGAGCGCGGCCTCGACCTCCTCCGGGTGGACTGCTACGCCGGCGCGGGCGGCCGGCTCGTCGACCAGTACCGCAGGCTCGGCTTCCGCCCGACCGAGGCGTTCTCCGTCCAGCGCCCGGGCCGGGACCCCTGGCCGGGTCAGGTGCTCGCGGTCACGCCGTGA
- a CDS encoding L,D-transpeptidase family protein, translating into MNLAPGTAQVVTVQSRGTHATVIAWQLEPDGVWRRVLATAAGRVGAHGVVAGAARRQGTLTTPTGTYTLTQGFGVGPDPGTRMPYHRVGPRDWWVEDPETRYYNQLRRSDQGGFPLTEDGPRGSEHLVDHPVPYRNALVVDFNRSPAVPGRGAGIFLHDLGPKGGPTAGCVAVPAPVLTAVLRWATPSQHPEIAIG; encoded by the coding sequence GTGAACCTCGCCCCGGGCACCGCCCAGGTCGTCACCGTCCAGTCGCGTGGCACCCACGCCACCGTGATCGCTTGGCAGTTGGAGCCGGACGGCGTCTGGCGGAGAGTGCTGGCGACCGCGGCAGGACGGGTGGGCGCCCACGGCGTCGTCGCCGGGGCGGCCCGCCGCCAGGGCACCCTGACCACCCCGACCGGGACGTACACCCTCACCCAGGGCTTCGGCGTCGGCCCCGACCCGGGCACCCGGATGCCCTACCACCGGGTGGGCCCGCGGGACTGGTGGGTCGAGGATCCCGAGACCCGCTACTACAACCAGCTGCGCCGCTCGGACCAGGGCGGCTTCCCCCTCACCGAGGACGGGCCGCGCGGCAGCGAGCACCTTGTCGACCACCCCGTCCCGTACCGCAACGCGCTGGTCGTCGACTTCAACCGGAGCCCGGCGGTACCCGGCCGCGGAGCCGGCATCTTCCTCCACGACCTGGGCCCGAAGGGCGGCCCCACCGCCGGCTGCGTCGCCGTCCCGGCCCCCGTCCTCACCGCCGTCCTGCGCTGGGCCACCCCGTCCCAGCACCCGGAGATCGCCATCGGCTGA
- a CDS encoding family 78 glycoside hydrolase catalytic domain, whose amino-acid sequence MSRRRFLGVGSALAAGALTAGAVGAAGALATPALAAAAGTPAAGPAPVDLSPAHWIWYPEGNPATAAPAGHRYFRRRFTVPAGEVTDAQLVVTGDQALNVWLNGTPLAATARAADSWRKAVYVDLRPALVPGGSNTLALAGRSGGGPAGLLGRVRVVTSGGTADLVTDGSWSVGREGPTGWEQPAFDDGGWAPARDLGRYGIAPWRTGVAAPDLSAPSPLAVVDGTVEHRSTPLGIDTGQPRFGWVLGSTENGLRQAGYQLQVSTTPEGGGDVWDSGRVASAQQIDLAYAGPALAGLTRYHWRVRVWDGQGRAGAWSAVRWFETGLMAPAKEWTAAFIGGPAAPDLSGASWIWYPEGDPASGLPVEDRYFRRDFTLGSAPAAATLIVTGDDTADVWVNGVEVSTSPRVTDSWKTSATVDVTAHLAAGANTLAVASSNTTQSPAGMIAKLIVDGATALVTDSSWKAAKSAPAGWNTAGYDDGDAAVWPAALVVAGYGSGPWGADVRVVTPAPMLRKAFTVAKPVASARLLTTALGLHETRLNGRKVGDEALAPGWTDYRKRVQYRVHDVTSQIRRGANVLGAWLGNGWYSGNVGFAGTAIYGSRPWYSAQLALTFTDGSTQVLRTDGSWRTATGAIRADDLYQGETFDSRLDAAGWDAPGFDDGRWSAVAVSGDAAPTLVSQIDDGVTVHQELRPVSVAQPAPGVWIFDLGQNFAGWTRIAVRGPAGTQVTVRHGEVLNPDGTLYTANLRTAQATDRFVLSGTGRTETYEPRFTVHGFRYVELTGLPAGFTPDAGTVTGRAAWTDAAQAGTFDTSDELVDRIQHNILWGERSNMLSIPTDCPQRDERLGWTGDIGAFCATSTFNLDTRRFLAKFADDLTDAQRSDGAFTDVAPAVISGAGTAGWGDAGVIVPFTMWQRFGDLRVVDRHFAAMAQWVDYLRSTSGSDLIRDQQTYGDWLNVDDNTAQDLICTAFFAHAARMVAEMASATGRSAEAASYGKLADQVAAAFTGRFVAADGTVSGDTQTGYVLPLAFGLLPEPLVQPAADKLAAKVAACGGHLSVGFLGVENLLHVLADHGHADTAYRILLQRDFPGWGYMIANGATTVWERWDGIRTDGSFNDPGMNSFNHYGLGSVGDFLYRRVGGLAPASPGYGSLRIAPVVGGGLTSARSTYQTGYGTASSDWAVAGGRLALHVAVPVNTTATVTVPTSRPDSVTAPAEAVPTGVPGTYYLPAGRYTFTAAS is encoded by the coding sequence ATGAGTCGCCGCCGTTTCCTCGGCGTGGGCTCGGCGCTGGCCGCCGGGGCGCTCACGGCGGGGGCGGTCGGCGCGGCCGGCGCCCTCGCCACCCCCGCGCTGGCGGCCGCCGCCGGCACGCCCGCCGCCGGACCCGCGCCCGTCGACCTCTCCCCGGCGCACTGGATCTGGTACCCGGAGGGGAACCCCGCCACCGCCGCCCCGGCCGGCCACCGCTACTTCCGCAGGCGGTTCACCGTCCCCGCGGGCGAGGTGACGGACGCTCAGCTGGTGGTGACCGGCGACCAGGCGCTGAACGTATGGCTCAACGGAACCCCGCTCGCCGCCACCGCGCGGGCCGCCGACTCCTGGCGGAAGGCGGTCTACGTGGACCTCCGGCCCGCGCTGGTGCCCGGCGGCAGCAACACCCTCGCGCTGGCCGGCCGCAGCGGCGGCGGCCCCGCCGGCCTCCTCGGCCGGGTGCGGGTCGTCACCAGCGGTGGGACGGCGGACCTCGTCACTGACGGCAGTTGGTCGGTGGGACGCGAGGGGCCGACCGGCTGGGAGCAGCCCGCCTTCGACGACGGCGGCTGGGCGCCCGCCCGCGACCTCGGCCGATACGGCATCGCCCCCTGGCGTACCGGCGTGGCCGCGCCCGACCTCTCCGCCCCCTCGCCGCTGGCGGTGGTCGACGGCACGGTCGAGCACCGCAGCACTCCGCTGGGCATCGACACCGGTCAGCCGCGCTTCGGCTGGGTCCTGGGCTCGACAGAGAACGGGCTGCGCCAGGCCGGCTACCAGCTCCAGGTCTCCACCACCCCCGAGGGCGGCGGCGACGTATGGGACAGCGGCCGGGTCGCCTCCGCCCAGCAGATCGACCTCGCGTACGCCGGCCCCGCCCTGGCCGGCCTGACCCGGTACCACTGGCGGGTGCGGGTCTGGGACGGGCAGGGCCGGGCCGGCGCCTGGAGCGCCGTGCGGTGGTTCGAGACCGGGCTGATGGCCCCGGCGAAGGAGTGGACCGCCGCCTTCATCGGCGGACCGGCCGCCCCGGACCTCTCCGGCGCCTCCTGGATCTGGTACCCGGAGGGCGATCCTGCCTCCGGGCTGCCCGTCGAGGACCGCTACTTCCGGCGCGACTTCACCCTCGGCTCCGCGCCCGCCGCGGCCACCCTGATCGTCACCGGCGACGACACCGCCGACGTGTGGGTCAACGGGGTGGAGGTCAGCACCTCGCCCCGGGTCACCGACTCCTGGAAGACCTCGGCCACCGTCGACGTCACCGCCCATCTGGCGGCCGGCGCCAACACCCTGGCCGTGGCGAGCTCCAACACCACCCAGTCCCCGGCCGGCATGATCGCCAAGCTGATCGTGGACGGCGCCACGGCCCTCGTCACCGACTCCTCCTGGAAGGCCGCCAAGTCCGCGCCCGCCGGCTGGAACACCGCGGGGTACGACGACGGCGACGCGGCCGTCTGGCCCGCCGCGCTGGTGGTGGCCGGCTACGGCAGCGGGCCGTGGGGGGCTGATGTCCGGGTGGTGACGCCGGCGCCGATGCTCCGCAAGGCATTCACGGTCGCCAAGCCGGTCGCCTCCGCCCGGCTGCTGACCACCGCGCTGGGCCTCCACGAGACCCGTCTGAACGGCCGGAAGGTCGGCGACGAGGCCCTCGCGCCCGGCTGGACCGACTACCGCAAGCGGGTGCAGTACCGGGTGCACGACGTCACCTCGCAGATCCGGCGCGGCGCCAACGTGCTGGGCGCCTGGCTCGGCAACGGCTGGTACTCCGGCAACGTCGGCTTCGCCGGCACCGCGATCTACGGCTCCCGGCCGTGGTACTCCGCGCAGTTGGCCCTCACCTTCACCGACGGCAGCACCCAGGTGCTGAGGACCGACGGCAGCTGGCGGACCGCGACCGGTGCCATCCGGGCCGACGACCTCTACCAGGGCGAGACCTTCGACTCCCGTCTGGACGCGGCCGGTTGGGACGCTCCCGGCTTCGACGACGGCCGGTGGTCCGCCGTGGCGGTGTCCGGCGACGCCGCCCCCACCCTGGTCTCCCAGATCGACGACGGCGTCACCGTCCACCAGGAGCTGCGCCCGGTCTCGGTCGCCCAGCCGGCCCCCGGCGTGTGGATCTTCGACCTCGGCCAGAACTTCGCCGGCTGGACCCGGATCGCCGTCCGCGGCCCGGCGGGGACGCAGGTGACCGTCCGGCACGGCGAGGTGCTCAATCCGGACGGCACCCTCTACACCGCCAACCTCCGCACCGCCCAGGCCACCGACCGGTTCGTGCTGTCCGGCACGGGCCGGACCGAGACCTACGAGCCCCGGTTCACCGTCCACGGCTTCCGGTACGTCGAACTCACCGGCCTCCCGGCCGGATTCACCCCGGACGCGGGCACCGTGACCGGCCGCGCGGCCTGGACCGACGCGGCCCAGGCGGGCACCTTCGACACCTCCGACGAGCTGGTCGACCGGATCCAGCACAACATCCTGTGGGGCGAGCGCAGCAACATGCTCTCCATCCCCACCGACTGCCCGCAGCGGGACGAACGGCTCGGCTGGACCGGCGACATCGGCGCCTTCTGCGCCACCTCCACCTTCAACCTGGACACCCGCCGCTTCCTGGCCAAGTTCGCCGACGACCTGACCGACGCCCAGCGCTCGGACGGCGCCTTCACCGACGTCGCCCCCGCGGTGATCAGCGGGGCGGGCACGGCCGGCTGGGGCGACGCGGGGGTGATCGTGCCCTTCACCATGTGGCAGCGCTTCGGCGACCTGCGGGTGGTGGACCGGCACTTCGCGGCGATGGCCCAGTGGGTGGACTACCTCCGCTCCACCTCCGGCAGCGATCTGATCCGCGATCAGCAGACCTACGGCGACTGGCTGAACGTCGACGACAACACCGCCCAGGACCTGATCTGCACGGCCTTCTTCGCCCACGCGGCCCGGATGGTCGCCGAGATGGCCTCGGCCACCGGCCGCTCGGCCGAGGCCGCCTCGTACGGGAAGCTGGCCGACCAGGTGGCGGCCGCCTTCACCGGCCGGTTCGTCGCGGCCGACGGCACGGTGAGCGGCGACACCCAGACCGGCTATGTGCTGCCGCTGGCCTTCGGGCTGCTGCCGGAGCCCCTGGTCCAGCCGGCCGCCGACAAGCTGGCCGCGAAGGTCGCCGCGTGCGGCGGCCATCTCAGCGTCGGCTTCCTCGGCGTGGAGAACCTGCTGCACGTGCTGGCCGATCACGGCCACGCCGACACCGCCTACCGCATCCTGCTGCAGCGGGACTTCCCCGGCTGGGGCTACATGATCGCCAACGGGGCGACCACCGTCTGGGAGCGCTGGGACGGGATCAGGACCGACGGCTCCTTCAACGACCCGGGGATGAACTCCTTCAACCACTACGGTCTCGGCTCGGTCGGCGACTTCCTCTACCGCCGGGTCGGCGGCCTCGCCCCGGCGAGCCCCGGGTACGGCTCGCTGCGGATCGCCCCCGTCGTCGGCGGCGGTCTGACCTCGGCCCGCAGCACGTACCAGACCGGCTACGGCACGGCCTCCAGCGACTGGGCGGTGGCCGGCGGCCGGCTGGCGCTGCACGTCGCGGTCCCGGTCAACACCACCGCCACGGTGACGGTGCCGACCTCCCGGCCGGACTCCGTCACCGCCCCGGCGGAGGCGGTCCCGACGGGGGTGCCGGGGACCTACTACCTGCCGGCGGGGCGGTACACCTTCACGGCGGCGAGCTAG
- a CDS encoding M20/M25/M40 family metallo-hydrolase, producing MAVRPGLLADLAARTEEMAGAVLDLCRIESPSEDLAALHAVAEHAAALGTGLLGRPPGRLTEEGRPALLWEPAPGGVLLLGHLDTVWPIGTLADWPRPLRDELRISAPGAFDMKAGVVQAMYAMAAAGGPDATGCGLLLTTDEELGSPVFRPLIERVAAGCSAVLVTEGSAGGALKTARKGVSRYTVRVTGRAAHAGLEPEKGVNALLELAALVQEIDAMGAGSLTVVPTVAAAGTTTNTVPATAHVEIDARAATAADQDALHTRMLALKPRHPEARVLVEGGVNRRPMEPEQCAGLLALARDAAARLDLGELPAVAVGGGSDGNFTAGIGIPTLDGLGAVGDHAHAPGEYALLAELPRRAALVAALIGGVSGR from the coding sequence ATGGCCGTCCGCCCCGGGCTCCTCGCCGACCTGGCCGCCCGCACCGAGGAGATGGCCGGCGCGGTGCTCGACCTCTGCCGGATCGAGTCCCCCTCGGAGGACCTGGCCGCCCTCCACGCCGTGGCCGAGCACGCCGCCGCCCTCGGTACCGGGCTGCTCGGCCGGCCGCCGGGCCGGCTCACCGAGGAGGGCCGCCCCGCCCTCCTCTGGGAGCCCGCGCCGGGCGGCGTCCTCCTCCTCGGCCACCTGGACACCGTCTGGCCGATCGGCACCCTCGCCGACTGGCCGCGGCCGCTCAGGGACGAGCTGCGGATCTCCGCGCCGGGCGCCTTCGACATGAAGGCGGGCGTCGTCCAGGCGATGTACGCGATGGCGGCGGCGGGCGGCCCGGACGCCACCGGGTGCGGCCTCCTCCTCACCACCGACGAGGAGCTGGGCTCGCCGGTCTTCCGCCCGCTGATCGAGCGGGTGGCGGCGGGCTGCTCGGCCGTCCTGGTGACCGAGGGCTCGGCGGGCGGGGCGCTCAAGACCGCCCGAAAGGGTGTCAGCCGCTACACGGTCCGGGTCACCGGCCGCGCCGCCCACGCCGGGCTGGAACCGGAGAAGGGGGTCAACGCCCTCCTCGAACTGGCCGCCCTGGTCCAGGAGATCGACGCGATGGGCGCCGGCTCGCTCACCGTCGTCCCGACCGTCGCGGCCGCCGGCACCACGACCAACACCGTGCCGGCGACCGCCCATGTGGAGATCGACGCCCGGGCCGCCACCGCTGCGGACCAGGACGCCCTCCACACCCGGATGCTCGCCCTGAAGCCCCGGCACCCGGAGGCCCGGGTCCTCGTCGAGGGCGGCGTCAACCGCCGCCCGATGGAGCCCGAGCAGTGCGCCGGCCTCCTCGCCCTGGCCCGGGACGCCGCCGCCCGCCTGGACCTCGGCGAACTCCCGGCGGTGGCCGTCGGCGGCGGCTCCGACGGCAACTTCACCGCGGGGATCGGCATCCCCACCCTGGACGGCCTCGGCGCCGTCGGCGACCACGCCCACGCACCCGGCGAGTACGCCCTCCTCGCCGAACTCCCCCGCCGGGCGGCGCTGGTGGCTGCGCTGATCGGCGGGGTGTCGGGGCGGTAG